From Phragmites australis chromosome 5, lpPhrAust1.1, whole genome shotgun sequence, a single genomic window includes:
- the LOC133917445 gene encoding uncharacterized protein LOC133917445, which produces MSGMPWFPAVPPALAAADGGRIKKRAGLPKLLRKLFVKVLRLRPASSADEPGAAFEAYYGYRMGSDEEYRYYYSYGGWGSSWAGVLSSIPEEEDSSEEGTPDHGPGPAVLRKAQSERFVVGAPDADTVVHVEVLL; this is translated from the coding sequence ATGTCCGGCATGCCGTGGTTCCCAGCCGTGCCTCCGGCGCTGGCGGCCGCCGACGGGGGACGGATCAAGAAGCGTGCGGGGCTCCCGAAGCTGCTGCGCAAGCTCTTCGTCAAGGTGCTCCGCCTCAGGCCCGCGTCGTCGGCTGATGAGCCGGGAGCGGCGTTCGAGGCGTACTACGGCTACAGGATGGGCTCCGACGAGGAGTACCGCTACTACTACAGCTACGGCGGCTGGGGGTCGTCGTGGGCCGGCGTGCTGTCCTCTAtcccggaggaggaggacagctCCGAGGAGGGCACGCCGGACCACGGCCCCGGCCCCGCCGTGCTCCGTAAAGCCCAGTCGGAGAGGTTCGTCGTCGGCGCACCCGACGCCGACACAGTCGTGCACGTCGAGGTCCTCCTGTAG
- the LOC133918745 gene encoding high mobility group B protein 6-like, which yields MATVAGSKRGGGRGRKALVAVLDNEANISAGKADVLAAVGSPQKAKRASSKSKAKAAAEVPSVATDEMAELQGMLERLRLEKEKAEEMVRERDEVIRKKEEEIETKEKEHERLQAELRKVQRAKEFKPTVSFPLVESLLEKHQDGDDKGKKKGKKKGKGKAGAERKKPCAAYALWLKDQWNEIKKENTEADFKEVSNALAAKWKALGAEEKQPYEELYRQEKEAYLQVVGQERREAEAMKLLEEEQMRWTAKELLEQYLKFRQEAEDDNIKKGKRRNNKKDKDPSKPKQPMSAYFVYSQERRASLVAEKKNVPEIGKITGEEWKNMTGAQKAPYEEVARRQKEEYHKQMEVYKQKKIEEAASLEKEEEEQKKILKQEALQLLRKKEKADNIIKKTKEKRQKKKQENADPNRPKKPAPSFLLFSKEARKQLLEERPGINNSTLNALISVKWKELSGEERQAWNEKAAEGMAAYKKEMEEYNKAHSSTD from the exons ATGGCGACTGTGGCGGGGAGCAAGAGGGGCGGCGGCCGGGGCCGCAAGGCGCTCGTGGCGGTGCTTGACAACGAGGCCAACATCTCCGCTGGGAAGGCCGACGTGTTGGCGGCCGTCGGCTCTCCGCAGAAGGCGAAGCGGGCGTCGTCCAAGAGCAAGGCCAAGGCCGCGGCGGAGGTGCCGTCGGTGGCCACTGACGAGATGGCGGAGCTGCAGGGAATGCTGGAGCGGCTGCGGCTGGAGAAGGAAAAGGCGGAGGAGATGGTAAGGGAGCGGGACGAGGTGATccggaagaaggaggaggagatcgagaCGAAGGAGAAGGAGCACGAGCGCCTCCAGGCCGAGCTCAGGAAGGTGCAGCGCGCCAAGGAGTTCAAGCCCACCGTG AGCTTCCCTCTTGTCGAGTCATTGCTCGAGAAACATCAGGACGGAGACGACAAGGGCAAGAAGAAGGGcaagaagaaggggaagggcAAGGCCGGCGCCGAGAGGAAGAAGCCCTGCGCGGCGTACGCCCTATGGTTGAAGGACCAGTGGAACGAG ATCAAGAAGGAGAACACAGAGGCTGACTTCAAGGAGGTATCCAACGCGCTCGCCGCGAAGTGGAAGGCGCTGGGCGCCGAGGAGAAGCAGCCGTACGAGGAGCTGTACCGGCAGGAGAAGGAGGCCTACCTGCAGGTGGTCGGGCAAGAGAGGCGTGAGGCCGAGGCAatgaagctgctcgaggaggagCAGATGCGCTGGACCGCCAAGGAGCTGCTGGAGCAGTACCTCAAGTTCAGGCAGGAGGCCGAGGACGACAACATTAAaaaggggaagaggaggaacaACAAGAAGGACAAGGACCCGTCCAAGCCCAAGCAGCCCATGTCGGCCTACTTCGTGTACTCACAGGAGAGGCGTGCCTCCCTGGTCGCGGAGAAGAAGAACGTGCCTGAG ATTGGCAAGATCACTGGGGAGGAGTGGAAGAACATGACGGGAGCTCAGAAGGCTCCCTACGAGGAG GTTGCAAGGAGGCAGAAAGAAGAGTACCACAAGCAGATGGAGGTGTACAAGCAGAAGAAGATCGAg GAAGCTGCGAGCttggagaaggaagaggaggagcagaagaaAATCCTGAAGCAAGAGGCTCTCCAGTTGCtcaggaagaaggagaaggcagATAACATCATCAAG AAAACTAAAGAAAAGCGCCAGAAAAAGAAGCAGGAGAACGCTGACCCGAACAGGCCCAAGAAGCCTGCCccttccttcctcctcttcag CAAGGAAGCGAGGAAGCAGCTGCTCGAGGAGCGCCCCGGCATCAACAACTCGACGCTGAACGCGCTCATCTCGGTGAAGTGGAAGGAGCTAAGCGGCGAGGAGAGGCAGGCGTGGAACGAGAAGGCCGCCGAGGGCATGGCAGCATAcaagaaggagatggaggagtaCAACAAGGCTCATAGCTCGACCGATTGA